One part of the Eucalyptus grandis isolate ANBG69807.140 chromosome 10, ASM1654582v1, whole genome shotgun sequence genome encodes these proteins:
- the LOC120289149 gene encoding clathrin light chain 2-like — MSFVVQLFLASLGKFHTEADKNYWKVIAELLPNEVPAIENKRGKKDQEKKPPKPGKPTEISRLQQILLKHSAPSHLKLWPPSAPNTDGPEVSDAAVADASEEAATALVVALEAVVAA; from the coding sequence ATGTCCTTCGTGGTTCAGTTGTTTTTGGCCAGCCTAGGGAAGTTCCACACTGAGGCTGACAAGAACTATTGGAAGGTGATTGCAGAGCTCCTCCCTAATGAAGTTCCCGCCATAGAaaataagagaggaaagaaggaTCAAGAGAAGAAGCCCCCTAAACCAGGAAAACCAACCGAAATTTCAAGGTTGCAACAGATTCTCTTGAAGCACAGTGCTCCGTCCCACTTGAAGCTTTGGCCGCCATCGGCACCCAACACAGATGGCCCTGAAGTCAGTGATGCCGCAGTGGCTGATGCTTCAGAGGAGGCGGCAACTGCTTTGGTGGTGGCCCTTGAAGCTGTTGTCGCTGCTTGA
- the LOC104421097 gene encoding arginyl-tRNA--protein transferase 2, with translation MAANRRSEAIGGGGGRGESVVVDCGRRRSSCGYCRSPNRSSISHGLIAQSLTVDDYQDLLDRGWRRSGSFLYKPDMRTTCCPAYTIRLKAADFSPSKEQNRLRKRMERFLDGTLDTKAKPELLEDLNTSKVACECECHGRSSLATVETSVDVEEDKNEPEQFMHYLSDAIDKAVQACIESEMFSANLQLPKASVKGVSPTKKKKLVKGLENLSYTSNIAFQLAATLRRARSEKEDERQSKFSGNSAEDQLPSELTPRSIGEKLAQSLSQMGETSGFLIQACDGHLNFYCISEHASADKTGQEKSLSKESPRRSGNKRRCMVRCCNRCSGNRQKLEILLKRSTFEPEEFELYRRYQVKVHEDNPDHITGSAYRSFLVDTPLVFVPSTSGGSVPPCGFGSFHQSYVIDGRLVAVGVVDILPKCLSSKYLFWDPDFAFLSLGKYSALQEISWVKENQVHCPSLQYYYLGYYIHSCSKMRYKAAYWPSELLCPLRYQWVPFNIAKPLLDRSKYVVLSDYKDQDEKPVLPPVSDHISEHQHEESEHKDLNDRLVGDEEMFDVDEEDVESESESSNVELYKTEDRDIGNALIGLPGSRLRYKDLRGAFGLAERKYLEAQVQRYVRVVGRELSERMVYSLGHRGGGGGRRRRWLRFLGWFFLGACTGRSSGLRRPGSSRWTRRTARFCCP, from the exons ATGGCGGCCAACCGTCGCAGCGaggcgatcggcggcggcggcggaagggGGGAGTCGGTGGTCGTGGACTGCGGCCGGCGGAGGAGCTCCTGCGGGTACTGCAGGTCGCCCAATCGGTCCAGCATTTCTCACG GCTTGATTGCGCAGAGCCTGACCGTGGATGACTATCAAG ATCTCCTTGATCGAGGATGGAGAAGATCTGGCTCTTTCCTTTACAAGCCAGATATGAGGACTACGTGTTGCCCTGCTTATACTATCCGCTTAAAAGCAGCGGACTTTTCTCCTTCCAAGGAGCAAAATCGATTACGCAAACGGATGGAAAG GTTCCTGGATGGTACACTGGACACCAAAGCCAAGCCTGAGCTCCTGGAGGATTTAAATACTTCTAAAGTGGCATGTGAATGTGAATGTCATGGAAGGTCAAGCTTGGCAACGGTGGAAACTTCTGTGGACGTGGAGGAGGATAAGAATGAGCCAGAACAATTTATGCATTACTTGTCTGATGCAATTGATAAGGCTGTGCAGGCATGCATTGAAAGTGAGATGTTTTCTGCCAATCTTCAATTACCTAAAGCTTCTGTCAAAGGAGTCTCCccaaccaagaagaagaagctagtCAAAGGATTGGAAAATCTCTCGTATACCAGTAACATTGCTTTCCAGTTGGCTGCCACTTTAAGGCGTGCACGGTCAGAAAAAGAGGATGAAAGACAGTCAAAGTTCTCTGGAAACTCAGCAGAAGACCAACTGCCTTCTGAGTTGACACCTCGAAGTATTGGAGAAAAGTTGGCGCAGTCATTGTCTCAGATGGGTGAAACATCTGGCTTCTTGATCCAAGCATGTGACGGACATCTGAACTTTTATTGTATCTCAGAGCACGCTTCAGCGGATAAGACTGGCCaagaaaaatctctctctaaAGAATCTCCAAGGAGAAGTGGAAACAAGAGAAGATGTATGGTGAGGTGCTGTAACCGTTGTTCAGGAAATAGGCAGAAGCTTGAGATTCTTCTGAAAAGATCCACTTTTGAGCCCGAAGAATTTGAGTTGTATAGGCGATATCAGGTGAAAGTGCATGAGGACAATCCAGACCATATCACAGGGAGTGCGTACAGGAGTTTTTTGGTTGACACGCCATTGGTATTTGTTCCCTCGACCAGCGGTGGTTCAGTTCCTCCCTGCGGTTTTGGGTCTTTCCATCAGTCATATGTTATTGATGGCCGATTAGTTGCAGTTGGTGTGGTGGATATCCTTCCTAAATGCTTGTCgagtaaatatttattttgggaCCCTGACTTTGCCTTTTTATCTTTGGGAAAATATTCGGCTTTGCAAGAAATATCTTGGGTGAAGGAGAATCAAGTTCACTGCCCCAGTCTTCAGTATTATTACCTTGGCTATTACATTCATTCATGCAGCAAGATGAGATATAAAGCAGCATATTGGCCATCTGAGCTTCTATGCCCCCTCCGTTACCA GTGGGTTCCCTTCAACATTGCAAAGCCTCTGCTCGATAGAAGTAAGTATGTTGTCCTGTCAGATTATAAAGACCAAGATGAAAAGCCAGTGCTGCCTCCAGTTTCTGATCATATCAGTGAACATCAGCACGAGGAAAGTGAGCATAAGGACTTGAATGATCGTTTAGTTGGAGATGAAGAAATGTTTGATGTTGATGAGGAAGATGTTGAATCAGAAAGTGAAAGCTCTAATGTAGAACTCTATAAAACGGAGGATAGGGATATTGGAAATGCTCTAATAGGATTACCGGGGTCTCGCCTGAGATACAAG GATCTGCGAGGGGCCTTTGGTCTTGCTGAGCGGAAATACCTGGAAGCCCAAGTGCAGAGGTACGTGAGAGTGGTTGGTCGAGAGTTGTCTGAGCGAATGGTCTATTCACTTGGtcaccgaggaggaggaggaggacgacgacgcCGGTGGCTTCGCTTCCTGGGATGGTTTTTTCTCGGAGCATGCACCGGCCGATCGTCTGGTCTACGCCGGCCAGGGAGTTCTCGATGGACGAGGCGGACGGCCCGGTTTTGCTGCCCCTGA
- the LOC104421106 gene encoding nematode resistance protein-like HSPRO2 → MPSSLSSSPPQFRITKAKPNLNRRVEGEILRFLFKSFDAAKMVDLDWKAKRATSTAAAPDMSRKSPRLSNKLHLLIPTPFRGGTDVPAASGSASSAYEAYLRLPELRRLWGCREFPDWKSEPLLRPPLQALEITFRLVSTVLSDSRPYAHRREWKRRLEALAATQIGLIAAIIESEEDEAETRGGAPIADVTSGVGVLARNCSSAEVWRLPGGEAAGTVVSRTSEASLLPRLGTWQTSEDVAQKILYTIECEMRRCPYTLGLGEPNLTGKPSLEYDAVCKPGELRSLAKNPYDHQIQNHENQNLYTTHQILESWVQASNELLNRVAEQIESNSFETAATYCYLLERTWKLMTEIEDLHLLMDPEDFLRLKNQLDLRSEAAAFCFRSRGLVAMTRKCRDLKHKVPYILGVEVDPKGGPRVQEAAMRLFGGGEKREQYAKIHLLQALQAIEAAMKRFFFAYRQVLGVAVGSLEATASRAAMSLERDDSLSQMFLEPTYFPSLDAAKTFLSDSLSRERGQAS, encoded by the coding sequence AtgccctcctctctctcctcttctcctcctcaaTTTCGAATTACCAAAGCCAAGCCAAACCTAAACCGACGAGTGGAGGGAGAAATCCTTCGTTTCCTTTTTAAGTCGTTTGATGCTGCGAAGATGGTCGATCTAGACTGGAAAGCAAAGAGAGCCACGTCAACTGCCGCCGCCCCCGACATGTCCCGGAAGTCCCCCCGGCTCTCCAACAAGCTCCACCTGCTGATCCCCACGCCGTTCCGCGGCGGCACCGACGTGCCCGCCGCCTCGGGCTCGGCCTCCTCGGCCTACGAGGCGTACCTGCGCCTCCCCGAGCTGCGGCGGCTCTGGGGCTGCAGGGAGTTCCCCGACTGGAAGTCCGAGCCCCTCCTCCGCCCGCCCCTCCAGGCGCTCGAGATCACCTTCCGGCTCGTCTCGACCGTGCTGTCGGACTCCAGGCCGTACGCGCACCGGCGCGAGTGGAAGCGGCGGCTCGAGGCGCTGGCCGCGACCCAGATCGGGCTCATAGCGGCTATAATCGAGAGCGAGGAGGACGAGGCGGAGACGCGCGGCGGCGCGCCGATCGCGGACGTGACTTCGGGCGTCGGCGTGCTGGCTCGCAACTGCAGCTCGGCGGAGGTCTGGCGGCTCCCCGGGGGCGAGGCCGCGGGCACGGTGGTGAGCCGCACGAGCGAAGCCAGCCTGCTGCCCAGGCTGGGGACGTGGCAGACGTCGGAGGACGTGGCGCAGAAGATCCTGTACACCATCGAGTGCGAGATGAGGCGGTGCCCGTACACGCTGGGCCTGGGAGAGCCGAACCTGACGGGGAAGCCGAGCCTGGAGTACGACGCCGTCTGCAAGCCCGGCGAGCTTCGCTCCCTCGCGAAGAATCCGTACGATCACCAGATCCAGAATCACGAGAACCAGAACCTGTACACGACGCACCAGATCCTGGAGTCGTGGGTTCAGGCGTCGAACGAGCTCTTGAATCGCGTCGCGGAGCAAATCGAGAGCAACAGCTTCGAGACGGCAGCGACGTACTGTTACTTGCTCGAGCGGACATGGAAGCTAATGACGGAGATCGAAGACCTCCACCTGTTGATGGATCCGGAGGATTTCCTCCGGCTGAAGAACCAGCTCGACCTCCGGAGCGAGGCGGCGGCGTTCTGCTTCCGCTCGAGAGGGCTCGTCGCGATGACGAGGAAGTGCAGGGACCTGAAGCACAAGGTGCCGTACATCCTCGGCGTCGAGGTGGACCCGAAGGGAGGGCCGAGGGTTCAGGAGGCGGCGATGAGGCTGTTCGGCGGCGGCGAGAAGAGGGAGCAGTACGCCAAGATCCACCTCCTGCAAGCGCTGCAGGCGATCGAGGCGGCGATGAAGAGGTTCTTCTTCGCGTACCGGCAGGTGCTCGGGGTGGCGGTGGGGAGCCTGGAGGCGACGGCGAGCCGAGCGGCGATGAGCCTCGAGCGGGACGACTCGCTGAGCCAGATGTTCCTGGAGCCGACCTACTTCCCCAGCTTGGACGCCGCTAAGACGTTCCTGAGCGACTCGTTGAGCCGAGAGCGCGGTCAGGCGTCTTGA
- the LOC104421104 gene encoding clathrin light chain 2, whose protein sequence is MSSFSQLDGDSVLSPGFEPYAAPHFAESDSVAEEEEEDDDGAAGFDSGDGFFSEQAPAAPPVYAAAGEFSAEEEADGPVLPPPMEMLPEEGFALREWRRQNAVRLEEKEKMEKELLNQIIDEADEFKIEFYRKRTITCENNKTTNREREKLFLASLEKFQAEADKNYWKAIAELIPNEVPTIENKRGKKDQGKKPSVVVVRGPKPGKPTELSRMRQILLKLKHSAPSHLKLCPPSAPNTDDPKVSGAVVADAPKKAAVAAPEAVVAA, encoded by the exons ATGTCCTCCTTCTCCCAACTCGACGGCGACTCGGTCCTCTCCCCGGGGTTTGAGCCCTACGCGGCTCCCCACTTCGCCGAGTCCGACTCGGtcgccgaggaggaggaggaggacgacgacggcGCCGCCGGCTTCGATTCCGGGGACGGTTTTTTCTCGGAGCAGGCGCCGGCGGCGCCTCCGGTCTACGCCGCGGCCGGGGAGTTctcggcggaggaggaggcggacgGCCCGGTTTTGCCGCCCCCGATGGAGATGCTGCCTGAGGAAGGATTTGCTCTGAGAGAATGGAGGAG ACAAAATGCAGTTCGAttggaagagaaagagaagatggagaaagaaCTATTGAACCAAATAATTGATGAAGCAGATGAGTTTAAAATTGAGTTCTACAGGAAAAGGACGATAACCTGTGAGAACAACAAGACAACCAACAGGGAAAGGGAGAAG TTGTTTTTGGCCAGCCTAGAGAAGTTCCAAGCTGAGGCTGACAAGAACTATTGGAAGGCGATTGCAGAGCTCATTCCTAATGAAGTTCCCACCATAGAaaataagagaggaaagaaggaTCAAGGGAAGAAGCCCTCTGTTGTCGTTGTCCGAGGACCTAAGCCAGGAAAACCAACCGAACTTTCAAGGATGCGGCAGATTCTCTTGAAGTTGAAGCACAGCGCTCCGTCCCACCTGAAGCTTTGTCCGCCATCAGCACCCAACACAGATGACCCTAAAGTCAGTGGTGCCGTGGTGGCTGATGCTCCCAAGAAGGCGGCGGTGGCAGCCCCTGAAGCTGTTGTCGCTGCTTGA
- the LOC104421105 gene encoding probable zinc metalloprotease EGY2, chloroplastic, with protein sequence MSVSAAFRGSLASVWRCGSCCDLRLQPCFDSSVISRRRRAACRSSLKLFVSSSELRLRSKRRFLCRVTNTETEPESNDDKEKEMHEDGEKASSADSFTEGQLGPQSLGTDESINSESENKLQDGIQGADDMQVASGSPLPGVKPQQLDESMRISKETIEVLKDQVFGFDTFFVTSQEPYEGGVLFKGNLRGQAAKSYEKISIRMQNKFEDQYKLFLLVNPEDDKPVAVVVPRTTLQPETTAVPEWFAAGAFGLVTVFTLLLRNVPALQSNLLSTFDNLNLLKDGLPGALVTLLILGVHELSHILVAKSCGVKLGVPYLVPSWQIGSFGAITRIVNIVPKREDLLKVAVAGPLAGFSVGLVLLLLGFFLPPTDGLGVVVDASVFHESLLAGGIAKLLLGDVLKEGTPISVNPLVIWAWAGLLINAINSIPAGELDGGRISFAIWGRKASARFTAASIGLLGLSSLFNDVAFYWVALIFFLQRGPIAPLSEEVTDPDQKYVTLGILVLFIGLLICLPYPFPFTDEVMSSF encoded by the exons ATGAGCGTTTCCGCTGCTTTTCGCGGGAGTCTGGCGTCGGTGTGGCGGTGCGGCTCGTGCTGCGATCTCCGTCTCCAGCCTTGTTTCGATTCCTCCGTGATCTCGCGGCGCCGGCGCGCGGCCTGCCGGAGCAGCTTGAAGCTGTTCGTTTCGAG TTCGGAGTTGAGGTTGCGTAGCAAGAGGAGGTTTTTGTGTAGAGTGACGAACACGGAGACTGAACCCGAGAGCAATGACGATAAG GAGAAAGAAATGCATGAGGATGGAGAAAAAGCATCCTCTGCGGATTCCTTTACAGAAGGGCAGCTTGGTCCTCAATCTTTAGGCACAGATGAAAGCATCAATAGCGAATCAGAAAATAAGTTACAAGATGGTATCCAG GGTGCTGATGATATGCAAGTTGCTAGTGGCTCGCCTCTTCCAGGTGTGAAG CCACAACAACTAGATGAGTCAATGAGGATCTCGAAGGAGACAATTGAAGTTCTTAAGGATCAAGTATTTGGCTTTGACACATTTTTTGTGACCAGTCAGGAGCCATATGAG GGTGGAGTGTTGTTTAAGGGTAACCTCAGGGGGCAGGctgccaaaagttatgaaaagaTATCAATCAGGATGCAG AATAAATTCGAGGATCAATataagcttttccttttggtcaaTCCAGAAGATGATAAACCTGTGGCAGTTGTTGTTCCAAGGACGACTCTGCAACCAGAGACAACTG CTGTCCCTGAGTGGTTTGCTGCAGGGGCTTTTGGATTGGTCACAGTGTTCACTTTACTTCTGCGGAATGTGCCTGCGCTACAGTCCAACTTATT GTCGACATTCGACAACCTTAACTTGTTAAAGGACGGTCTACCTGGAGCCCTTGTAACTTTACTGATTCTTGGGGTCCATGAACTCAGCCATATTTTAGTAGCAAAGAGCTGTGGAGTTAAGCTCGGAGTGCCATACTTGGTTCCTAGTTGGCAG ATAGGCTCTTTTGGTGCTATAACAAGAATCGTCAATATTGTGCCCAAGCGTGAAGATCTTCTAAAGGTTGCAGTGGCAGGACCTTTGGCTGGATTTTCTGTTGGTCTTGTGCTTTTGCTTTTAGGATTCTTTTTACCACCTACGGATGGGCTTGGTGTTGTGGTTGATGCTTCTGTGTTCCATGAGTCACTTCTTGCTGGAGGAATAG CAAAGCTTCTTCTTGGCGATGTGTTAAAAGAAGGCACTCCCATATCTGTCAATCCTCTTGTTATATGGGCATGGGCTGGACTTCTTATCAATGCGATCAACAGTATCCCGGCAGGGGAGCTTGATGGAGGGCGAATATCTTTCGCCATCTGGGGAAGAAAG GCTTCTGCTCGATTTACAGCTGCCTCAATTGGGCTTCTTGGACTATCCTCTCTGTTCAACGATGTTGCGTTTTACTGGGTAGCTTTGATATTCTTCCTGCAACGGGGCCCAATTGCACCTCTCTCAGAGGAAGTGACTGATCCTGACCAGAAATACGTTACACTTGGAATCTTAGTGTTGTTCATAGGTTTGCTGATATGTTTGCCCTACCCATTTCCTTTTACTGACGAAGTCATGAGCAGTTTCTAG
- the LOC104421098 gene encoding LOW QUALITY PROTEIN: arginyl-tRNA--protein transferase 2 (The sequence of the model RefSeq protein was modified relative to this genomic sequence to represent the inferred CDS: inserted 2 bases in 1 codon; deleted 2 bases in 1 codon; substituted 1 base at 1 genomic stop codon), which yields MAANHRNEAGGGGVGGRGESVVVGADVECGRPGSFCEYCRSPNGSTISHGLIAQSLTVDDYQDLLDXGWTRSGSFIYQPDMSTTCCPSYAIRLKAADFSLSKEQNRVHKRMEGFLDGTLDTKGKCELLEDLNTSKXWCECECHGRSSLATVEPSVDMEEDKSEPEQFMHYLSDAIDKAVHACIESETFPANLQLPKASVKGVSPTKKKKLVKGLENLSYTSNIAFQLAATLRRARSEKKDERQSEFSGNSAVGQLPSELTPRSIGEKLAQSLSQMGETFGFLIQACDGHLNFCSTAEHTPADKTGQEKSLSKEFRRSGNKRRCIVRCCKCCSGNRQKLEILLKRSTFEPEEFELYRRYQVKVHKDNPDHITESGYRSFLVDTPLVFVPSTSDGSVPPCGFGSFHQSYVIDGRLVAVGGVDILPKCLSSKYLFWDPDFAFLSLGKYSALKEISWVKENQVHCPSLQYYYLGFYTHSCSKMRYKTAYWPSELLCPLRYQWVPFNVAKPLLDRSKYVVLSDYKDEDEKPLLPPVSDHVSEHQHEESENKDSNDRLVGDEEMFDLDVKEIGNTLIGLGGSRLRYKDLQQPLGFVDWKYLEAQVQRHVRVVGRELSEQMVYLLEEEDDDDDADSFTSRDGFFSE from the exons ATGGCGGCCAATCATCGCAACgaggcgggcggcggcggcgtcggcggaaGGGGGGAGTCGGTGGTCGTGGGGGCCGACGTGGAGTGCGGCCGGCCGGGGAGCTTCTGCGAGTACTGCAGATCGCCAAATGGGTCCACCATTTCTCACG GCTTGATTGCGCAGAGCCTGACCGTGGATGACTATCAAG atctccttgattgaggATGGACAAGATCGGGCTCTTTCATTTACCAGCCAGATATGAGTACTACGTGTTGCCCTTCTTATGCTATCCGCTTAAAAGCAGCGGACTTTTCCCTTTCCAAGGAACAAAATCGAGTACACAAACGGATGGAAGG GTTTTTGGATGGTACACTGGACACCAAAGGCAAGTGTGAGCTTCTGGAGGATTTAAATACTTCTAA GTGGTGTGAATGTGAATGTCATGGAAGGTCAAGCTTGGCAACAGTTGAACCCTCTGTGGACATGGAGGAGGATAAGAGTGAGCCAGAACAATTTATGCATTACTTGTCTGATGCAATTGATAAGGCTGTGCATGCATGCATTGAAAGTGAGACGTTTCCTGCCAATCTTCAATTACCCAAAGCTTCTGTCAAAGGAGTCTCCccaaccaagaagaagaagctagtCAAAGGATTGGAAAATCTCTCATATACCAGTAACATTGCTTTCCAATTGGCTGCCACTTTAAGGCGTGCACGGTcagaaaaaaaggatgaaagaCAGTCAGAATTCTCTGGAAACTCGGCAGTAGGCCAGCTGCCTTCTGAGTTGACACCTCGAAGTATTGGAGAAAAGTTGGCGCAGTCATTGTCTCAGATGGGTGAAACATTTGGCTTCTTGATCCAAGCATGTGATGGACATCTGAACTTTTGTTCTACTGCAGAGCACACTCCAGCGGATAAGACTGGCCaagaaaaatctctctctaaAGAATTC AGGAGAAGTGGAAACAAGAGAAGATGTATTGTGAGGTGCTGTAAATGTTGTTCAGGAAATAGGCAGAAGCTTGAGATTCTTCTGAAAAGATCCACTTTTGAGCCTGAAGAATTTGAGTTGTATAGGCGATATCAGGTGAAAGTGCACAAGGACAATCCAGACCATATCACAGAGAGTGGGTACAGGAGTTTTTTGGTTGACACACCATTGGTATTTGTTCCCTCGACCAGTGATGGTTCAGTTCCTCCCTGCGGTTTTGGGTCTTTCCATCAGTCATATGTTATTGATGGCCGATTAGTTGCGGTTGGTGGGGTGGATATCCTTCCTAAATGCTTGTCgagtaaatatttattttgggaCCCTGACTTTGCCTTTTTATCTTTGGGAAAATATTCGGCTTTGAAAGAAATATCTTGGGTGAAGGAGAATCAAGTTCACTGCCCCAGTCTTCAGTATTATTACCTTGGCTTTTACACTCATTCATGCAGCAAGATGAGATATAAAACAGCGTATTGGCCATCTGAGCTTCTATGTCCCCTTCGTTACCA GTGGGTTCCCTTCAACGTTGCAAAGCCTCTGCTAGATAGAAGTAAGTATGTTGTCCTGTCAGATtataaagatgaagatgagaagCCATTGCTGCCTCCAGTTTCTGATCATGTCAGTGAACATCAGCATGAGGAAAGTGAGAATAAGGACTCGAATGATCGTTTAGTTGGAGATGAAGAAATGTTTGACCTTGATGTTAAGGAAATTGGAAATACTCTGATAGGATTAGGGGGGTCTCGCCTGAGATACAAG GATCTGCAACAGCCCCTTGGTTTTGTTGATTGGAAATACCTGGAAGCCCAAGTGCAGAGGCACGTGAGAGTGGTCGGTCGAGAGTTGTCTGAGCAAATGGTCTATTTACTTGAGGAGGAGGATGACGACGATGACGCTGACAGCTTCACTTCCAGGGATGGTTTTTTCTCGGAGTAG